A part of Paenibacillus sp. IHBB 10380 genomic DNA contains:
- a CDS encoding glucosaminidase domain-containing protein, with protein sequence MQEYVLSGGEIVRLKHYIEHKHHSLDPKQRASILADAVHRIIESRLPSFPDEVKKQVCYELLIKHRDSLVIQADDVLQHCMSLDLSKEDLLSSLVVWVSSRTTFPVQEEMVRNILLRWSQQLLPTVSFQALVQEWDEQGRSVCRELAVASEPFVPLRNKKWFNRRISITIACFFAVVLLCVLIRPLDQQSPAPASYADPINILQPIINDNEEPQPVDGIPTGLKYVSIDTKRLKQYLRDRNSILAEEPYLSEIVEAGKKYDIHPLLLFAITGQEQGFVSKDHKSVKEIANNPFNVFGSWESYNTTIASSANIAAKTVANISSRRPGGSQPIQWLNRTYAEDPNWWKGVTWFFDEMKREIEDESFEWPA encoded by the coding sequence ATGCAAGAGTATGTTTTATCTGGTGGGGAAATTGTACGGCTGAAGCATTATATTGAACACAAGCACCATAGTCTTGATCCGAAGCAACGGGCATCTATATTAGCCGATGCGGTGCATCGGATTATTGAGAGCCGTCTACCTTCTTTTCCAGACGAGGTGAAGAAGCAGGTTTGCTACGAGCTTCTTATAAAGCATAGAGACTCTCTCGTTATTCAGGCGGATGATGTGCTTCAACATTGTATGTCTCTGGATTTGAGCAAAGAGGATCTGTTATCGTCGTTAGTTGTATGGGTGAGCAGCAGAACTACTTTTCCTGTACAGGAAGAGATGGTTCGAAACATCCTTCTTCGATGGTCTCAGCAACTATTGCCTACAGTCTCATTTCAAGCGTTGGTGCAGGAATGGGATGAACAAGGCCGGAGTGTCTGTAGGGAGCTTGCGGTTGCCAGTGAGCCTTTTGTTCCATTAAGGAACAAAAAATGGTTCAATCGAAGGATATCTATTACGATTGCGTGTTTCTTTGCGGTTGTTCTCTTGTGCGTGCTGATCCGTCCACTGGATCAACAGTCACCTGCACCCGCATCATATGCAGATCCGATAAATATACTGCAACCCATAATTAATGATAACGAGGAACCGCAACCAGTCGATGGAATCCCTACGGGGCTCAAATATGTTTCTATAGATACGAAGCGTCTGAAGCAATATTTGCGGGATAGGAACTCCATTTTAGCCGAGGAACCGTATTTGTCTGAGATTGTGGAAGCCGGGAAGAAATACGATATTCACCCTCTCTTGCTTTTTGCCATTACTGGACAAGAGCAGGGATTCGTATCAAAAGATCATAAAAGTGTAAAAGAAATAGCGAATAATCCTTTTAACGTATTTGGCAGCTGGGAGAGCTACAACACAACGATTGCGTCTTCAGCTAACATTGCAGCGAAGACGGTAGCTAATATTAGCAGTAGGCGTCCAGGAGGGAGTCAACCGATCCAATGGCTAAACCGAACCTATGCCGAGGACCCGAATTGGTGGAAGGGAGTCACTTGGTTCTTCGATGAGATGAAGAGAGAGATTGAAGATGAATCCTTTGAGTGGCCTGCGTAA
- a CDS encoding MBL fold metallo-hydrolase, whose product MKIRQIRNATMVLNYGNMTFLIDPFLGAKGVYPPFPNTSNQVNNPTAELPIPVEEIVQTDAVIVTHLHPTISMQLRSRRFPKILIDKLY is encoded by the coding sequence GTGAAGATCAGACAAATACGAAATGCGACTATGGTTCTAAACTATGGCAACATGACTTTTTTAATAGATCCATTTTTAGGAGCAAAAGGGGTCTATCCACCCTTTCCCAATACTTCAAACCAAGTCAACAATCCGACCGCCGAGTTGCCGATTCCTGTTGAGGAAATCGTCCAGACCGATGCAGTCATTGTGACTCACCTGCACCCGACCATTTCGATGCAGTTGCGATCGAGGCGCTTTCCCAAGATACTAATTGACAAGCTTTATTGA
- a CDS encoding Lrp/AsnC family transcriptional regulator yields the protein MLDHTDKQILEELKNNSRISMKELGEKIHMTGQATANRVLKLEESGVIEGYTIHQNHMKTGYPVHSFINIYTKSFDHKPFLSFIETQHPYIVNNFKISGEGCYLLECRFPSNEELDRFLGELNHYVNYKLSLVINY from the coding sequence ATGCTGGATCATACCGATAAACAAATTCTCGAAGAACTTAAAAATAATTCCAGAATTTCGATGAAAGAACTGGGAGAAAAAATTCATATGACTGGTCAGGCGACAGCTAACCGGGTGCTGAAATTAGAGGAAAGTGGAGTGATTGAAGGCTATACGATTCATCAAAATCACATGAAAACGGGATACCCGGTCCATTCGTTTATAAACATTTATACGAAGAGCTTCGATCATAAACCATTCTTATCGTTTATAGAAACTCAACACCCGTATATTGTAAATAATTTTAAAATTAGCGGAGAGGGATGTTATCTTCTAGAGTGCAGGTTCCCGTCCAACGAAGAGCTCGACAGGTTTTTAGGCGAATTAAACCATTATGTCAATTATAAATTGTCCCTCGTTATTAATTATTAA
- a CDS encoding MarR family winged helix-turn-helix transcriptional regulator, with protein MENTPNHDLITSWLTLTHIQMNVANKLEANLQEKHQLSLKEFYLLLFLSEAPETKLKLQQLESMLGLSQSAVSRLVSRFEAKGCGALKRHACDDDRRSIYTSLTQLGQDKLDRAQGTFEETLLGVFPEKDVESLLQQMLRMKQQ; from the coding sequence ATGGAGAATACCCCTAACCATGACCTTATAACCAGTTGGTTGACTTTAACGCATATACAAATGAACGTAGCTAATAAATTGGAAGCGAATTTGCAAGAGAAGCACCAGTTGTCTTTAAAAGAATTTTATTTACTGTTATTTTTGTCTGAGGCACCAGAGACGAAGCTGAAATTACAACAATTGGAGTCAATGCTTGGTTTAAGCCAGAGCGCTGTCTCTAGACTTGTTAGCCGATTCGAAGCAAAGGGCTGCGGAGCTCTAAAAAGACATGCTTGCGACGATGATCGCAGAAGTATCTATACTTCTTTGACACAATTAGGCCAAGACAAGCTTGATAGGGCACAGGGAACTTTTGAAGAAACTTTATTAGGAGTTTTTCCCGAAAAGGATGTAGAGAGCCTGTTGCAACAAATGCTTCGTATGAAACAACAATAA
- a CDS encoding NADH:flavin oxidoreductase/NADH oxidase yields MKDLFSPYEIMDLKLKNRVVMPPMCQYSVNDKDGIATDWHYMHYVSRAIGGAGLIIIEMTDVEPDGRITDFDLGIWSDEQIPALARIVEACHSYGAKVGIQIAHAGRKAEDATIPVAPSAVPFNSEFKTPRELTTDEVKEMVEKFRMGVKRAVKAGFDVIELHGAHGYLIHQFHSSLTNRRTDEYGQDLTLFGKEVIHAAKSEMPTGMPLIMRISAKEYVEGGYGINESLEFSKVYKEAGADIFHVSAGGEGPIAAAGKPGTHAAYQVPLAREIKQSLNIPVIAVGRLDEPALANAVIGNEEADLIAVGRGMLRNPYWTLEAAVQLNKETDIPKQYELGFPRSKR; encoded by the coding sequence ATGAAGGATTTATTTAGCCCCTATGAAATAATGGATTTGAAACTAAAAAACCGTGTGGTTATGCCTCCAATGTGTCAATATTCAGTCAACGACAAAGACGGAATCGCTACCGATTGGCATTATATGCATTATGTGAGCCGAGCAATTGGTGGAGCCGGGTTAATTATTATTGAAATGACTGATGTTGAGCCTGATGGCCGAATTACCGATTTTGATCTCGGGATCTGGTCAGATGAACAGATTCCCGCATTGGCCAGAATCGTTGAGGCCTGTCATTCATATGGCGCTAAAGTGGGCATCCAAATTGCCCATGCAGGGCGTAAAGCCGAAGATGCGACGATTCCTGTAGCTCCATCGGCAGTTCCGTTTAACTCTGAATTTAAAACGCCAAGGGAATTAACGACTGATGAAGTGAAAGAAATGGTCGAAAAATTCCGGATGGGCGTAAAACGGGCTGTCAAAGCGGGATTTGATGTCATTGAGCTTCATGGTGCGCACGGTTACCTCATTCACCAGTTTCATTCGTCTTTAACAAATCGCAGAACGGATGAATATGGACAAGATTTAACCCTGTTCGGTAAAGAAGTCATTCATGCGGCAAAAAGCGAAATGCCGACAGGTATGCCTCTAATCATGCGTATTTCCGCTAAGGAATATGTAGAGGGCGGATATGGAATTAATGAGAGCCTTGAGTTCAGCAAAGTATATAAAGAAGCGGGCGCAGATATTTTCCATGTCAGCGCAGGCGGTGAAGGGCCTATAGCCGCTGCAGGCAAGCCAGGAACGCATGCTGCTTATCAAGTCCCTCTGGCTAGAGAAATCAAGCAGAGTCTGAATATTCCGGTTATTGCGGTGGGTAGATTGGACGAACCTGCTCTTGCCAATGCGGTGATCGGAAATGAAGAAGCTGACCTTATTGCGGTAGGACGGGGAATGCTGAGAAATCCTTACTGGACTTTGGAAGCTGCAGTTCAGCTTAATAAAGAGACGGATATTCCTAAACAGTATGAACTTGGATTTCCCAGAAGCAAAAGATAA